Genomic segment of Pseudothermotoga hypogea DSM 11164 = NBRC 106472:
GAAAAACACGAACAGATAAGTGTCTATGATGACGAACCTAAAATTTAAGACACCGAAAGAGATCAAACCGATGAAGGCAGATAACAGCATTGGCAAAAAAAGGGCACTGAAGGCAAAGATGATCGATCTGTTCGTCTTGAGACCTAATATCAAGAACGGCAATGCCACAGTGAACCAGATTTCCGCTGGTGATGGCTCGACGAAAACAAAGCCAGACAGAAAGACATATATGCACATAAAAACAACGTAATTACGATACCGAATTACCTCGCGACTGTTGGTGATATCGACTGATACTTCCTTCAACACTTTGTTTCACACCCTTGTGTACAATGCCTTGTAGGCACTCACGAAAATCTGATAGTCCTTCTTGAATGCTGACCTTGTATTCTTCTCGAAACGTAAGGCGTTCAGCAAAATCAATGACAAGTCGTCCTGTCCCTTAGCAACCAGTTCGTCACCAATCATCTCTCCCACACACCCTACGTCCGTGCTCACGACCGGCACGCCCTGATTGAGCGCTTCCAACACCACCAAGGGCATTCCTTCTGCGTCAGATGTCAAGAGCAAGACGTCGAAGTCCGCCATCAACTTCACCGCGTCCTTTCTGAAGGGTAAAAAGTGAACTTTTTCTTTCACCTGCGGGTTCTCTTTGAGCCACCTTCGCACCTTCTCACCGTAGACATCATCGACCACGCTCGCGCCTATCCAAACGAACACAACATCGCTTCTTTCTCGAAGCACAGACTTTGCGACTTCCAAAAACCTGATGGGATTCTTCGGTGGGTCGAGTCTTGCAACGTTGCCAACGATTTTCACGCTTTCAGGTATGCCAAGCTCTTTTCTCAAGGCGCCTTTTTGTGCGGGTGCTTCTGGAATTATCGCATTGGGTATAACAACGTATTGATGGTCTTTTCCTATTTTCCATCCTTTGGCCTTCTGAAGATCTCTTTGACAAAGAAACACTATCTTGTCGGAGTGCTTGGCAGCGAACCTTTCCAGAAGAATGAAGAATCTGCGCTTCAGACCTTTGTATTGTTCTATTGGCCACCAACCGTGCACCGTGTAGACAACCATTGGAACTTTGCATCTTTTCGCTGCTATCCTTCCAAGAAAACCGGCTTTGGAGGAATGCAAGTGAACCACGTCGTATTTTCCTTGTCTTATCAATTGCTTCAGCTGAAAATATGCTTTCAGATCCTTCCATGGGTCTATCTCGCGGACCAAGTCTTTCACGACGTGCACTTTCACGTTCAACTTCTCAAGCTCTGGTATCAACATCCCGTTGTGTGGACCGCAGGCAACTTCAACCTCGAATTCATCGGGATGAAACTGTTTCAACCCGTAGACCAAACTGTACAAAACCTTTTGTGCACCAGTCCAATCAGAACGGGTTATGATTTGAAGAACTCTCTTCTTGTTCATTCAAATCACCGCTGATTCACAAGTTCTTCTTGGATTTTTCCCTCACAAGAATGAACTTTGGGTTCTTCAAGTTCTTCATAGCGTACAGAAGGTCAGATCTCTTCGAGTCGTTGGCTTTCAAAACCAATACAGTTTGATTCGCATCGTAGGAGAGTACTTTTGTTTCCGCGCTCGTGAAAGTTGGGGCCGACAGGATCACCACGGTGTTTTCGTGAGAGACATCTTTCAAGATCTTTTTGAGACCTTCATCAGAGAATGAAAGCGGTTCACCATCGAAGGACAAAACTTTGGCTTCTTTCGGAATAGGTGGAAGGCTCGAGTTGCCGTCCAGATTGACGAGCACAGTTTTTTTGCCACTCTTCGATAAAAGTTCTATCATTCCTTCGATTATCGGGATCTTCCAAGAACTGTTCGTCGAGGAAACCAATAGGTGTACGTGTGAGGGTTCGGCTCCGGTTGAATTCAGAGTTTGAACGACGATGTGTTTCAACGCTTCCAAATCTTTCTTCCCATCTTTCGAAGGTTGATACAGGATTGGCTCTTCACCAATTGTTTTCAGAACGTCGTATTCGTCTCTAATCTTTTGATCAAAAGCTTCCCTGAGAAAGGCGATCAACACACCGAGGAAAACGCCGAGCACGAAAGCGACGGCCAAGATGAGTCTCCTGTTGGGTTTGGCGGGTCTTTCAGGTAAATAAGGTTCGTCCAGCACGATCGGCACGTTGAACGACATACCTGCGGTTGAGAGTCTGAGCTCTTCTCTCCTTGATCTGAGAAGAGTGTAGGTTTGCTGCTTGAGGTTGTAGTCTCTCAAGAGTGTGGCGTACTCTCTCTGTAGATCTGGAAATTTTTGCAGTTCTTTCTCCAACTGGATTCTCACTTGTTCCAGAGACGAGATATGGGATTTAGACACCTCCAAGTTGGTTTGGAGGTTTATCAGTTGCAGATAGTAACCTCTGAGGATGGGATCTTCCGTTTCGAACTGAGACGATAGGATACGTGATATTTCTTCGTTGATCATCTGCTGAACGACGCTGATTTGCTGTTCGATTTGTCTCATCTCGGGTGAATTCTCCGTGTATTGAAGTTCGAGCGTGTTGTAGCGTATTTGTAAATCGAGCAAACGCTTTCGAAGTTCTTGCAACTTCGCGCTGTCAGGAACGTACTCCAAGATCTTGATCATGCCCTTCAGTTGAGAGATGTTTTGTTTGAGTACGCTCAGCTGCGACTGCAGATTTTGATAATTCAGTTGTGCTTCGACTATCTTGCCGTCCAGATCGTAGAATTTTCGAATCAGCGCGTTGAGTTCTTCCGAGGGCAAGATGGATTTCGTCTTTTGGAAGTTCAACAGCTTGTTCTCGATCTCTGTGAGTTCTCTCTCAACAGTTGGGAGCTGTCTTTCCACAAATTCAAGGAGGTAAGTATTTTCGTCTTTGTTAAGCTCCCTCGCCACCCTTATGTAGTTGTCGATGATGGATCGAGCGATCTTGTAGGCCATTTCCCTATCATCCAAAGAAACGGTCAGCTTGATGAGCGATGTATCTTTGACCGAAGACACGTTCACGACGTTTTTCAGAAGGGCCGAAACAACGCTCTCTTGGGAAACTTCGTCTTTGCTCTTCTTTGAAAAATACTCGGTAAGTTTAAGATCGTTGACCACGCTTATCAAAACCCTTCTGCTCTTCATGATCTCCATTTGTTCTGTTAATGCGGGAGATTGGCTCACGCCAAGGAAACTAAGTTGAGGAGACAGAGCGATCTGCGATGATGCACCTCTTGGCAATTTAATAACTGCCGTTATTTCATAAACAGGTTTTGCGAAGTAAAGGAGATAGACGAATGTCACACAGATGGTGAGAAAAGTTATTCCAATGATCCAGTTTTTTCTGCGTTTGAGGATTCGAAGAATATCACTCAAGGTTATTTCTTCGTCGTGATACTTCTCCACACGAACTTCCTCCCCTAAAGATCACTTGAACAGCTCAGAGATGTTGTTGTAGAAGACGATGAGATTGTTTATCACTGGGATCCACTCGAGCGCGGTCTTGAAGATGTCGGAAGGCACGAAGACTATGTCACCGTTCTCGAGGATCGGATCGTATTCAATTCTACCACCACCGATCGCACCTGCCAAGTTGACACGGATAGGTTTACCATCGATACCACCCTTGTAGAGCCACACGCTCGAAGCTGCGGCCTTGTTGGTGAAATAGCCAGATTGAATGATCGCTTGAAGCACAGTCGTTCCCTCGGTCAATTTGATTATTCCTGGTTTGTTCACCTCTCCCAGCACGTACGCGAAGTTCTGCGGAACGTCGAGTATCTTGACCACGTCGCCGGCTTTCACAACGTAAGATCTGGCCTGGGCGAGATCTTTCAGTTCGAGGGAGTACTTTTCGATTCCCCTCGTGAGCTCGATTTTTCTGTAGTTCTTGTCGACGCCGGCTTTCATCAAAACTTCGTAGAGCGTGGTGTTCTGGTCGATGTAGACCATGTCTGGTGTTCCATCGGCTTTGATGAGATAGACGTAGTTTTCTCTGTCAACGTCGAACAAGATTATGCTGTTGTTGGTCAAGGCCCTGTTGGCGTACTCGTCCCAAACAAAGGTTTCAACACTTTTCTCGGTGACGATGGTTATCTTCCTGCTGATGCCTTCTTTTATACCTCCGATCTTTCCCACGAGTGTTCTCAAGTCGAACTCCTCGGCATGAGTGAACTTCACCAAGCCGTTTGGTACACCTTTTCCAAAGACGTAGACTTGGTTTGGTTCTTTAACGGTCACGTAGACGAAATCGTTGTCTTCAAGCATCGCATTTTCCACACCCATGAAGACTTTCTGAGCGTCGTACTGGGCTACGATGGTGTTGTCGCGCATGATGAAGATCTTGTCAGACACGTAGTGAAGTTCTGGACCAATGATGAGACCGCCCAGTTTGGCAAAGAGCGTTTTCAGATCAGCTGTTTCGTGATAGTTAAACTCAACTCTTCCGGTGTTCTTCAGATAACCCATGGCGGTCACCTGGATGGGCTTTTTGAGCTCGACTTTCAGTATGGTTCCCCTTTCGATTGGAAGGTCCTGGGAGTGATCGAGCGGCTTTTCGTCCAGGATGATCTTCTCTATTCTCCTCAGATCGTTCAAACCAACCTTGGCGAGGACTCTTTGAAGCGTTATGGGTTCGTTGAGTTTGAATTCCACGTAGGATGACACGTCTCCGATCAAATACACCGCATTCGCACCGAGTTCTTTGACCAAGACGGTGTCGAATCGTTGTAGGGGCACTTCGATCTGGTCTTTTACCAGTTGAGAAGGATCGTGGGTCGATGTGATTTTTCCTCTTATCAACAGAACGCTTTCGATCGACTCGGGCTGAACTGACAATCTTTTCACCACATAGTTCAGCGTCTTGGGTTCGTAGTGGTTCAGTTGAAGAACTCCAGTCTGCGCCCCAACGACGTTAACGATGAAAGGTTCGTAGCTTACCAAAATCGAGTCGCCGAGTGACAACGCGATGTCTTTGTCTCCATGAACGACGTCTTTCAGATCGATCTCGAGCGTGTTGTTGATCCTGATCTTTCCTTCCCATTCAACATTGGGATTCTCGAGTCCGACTTTGTCGATCAAGGTCTTCAAAGTTCTCTTCTCGCCCGGTTCGAAGTCTATCCTGCCTTTCCTGTTGACCGCACCCTGGATGTAGACGTAGAACTCTGGATGTTTCACGATCTCGACGATCGAGCGGTTCGGCACCTCGATTTCGTGCGCCTTTGCAAGAACGGAAGACGGCAGCTCTTGGACGGTCCCATCTGGCATTTTGATCAAGATCTTTTCAACCCATTTCTCATCGTCTTTCGAGATACCACCGGCTTTGGCCAGAGCGAGCGCGAGGGTTTGTCTTTCCTGTGAGGTGAAGGTCTTCAAACCTGGTTCAGGAACGAAACCAACCACGTAGACGTACCTTTCTTGCCTTTTGGGTATGTAGAGGAAGGCGCCAGGTTTCAAGGGGACATCGAAGGAACCATCGAGGACCTTTCTCAGATCGATCGTTCTCGTTTCGCCGTCGATCGAAAGTTGAGCGCTCTCGATGACTGCTTTTTCCTCATCGAGCGCGTCGAGCTTCAAAAGTAGTGTTCTCAAGGTCAATCCAGGAACGTACTTCTCGATGAGACTGTGAGCACCAGCAACTTGAACGGTCTTTTCGTACTTGAGAGGTGGCAGGTGTATCTTGTCGCCTTCTTTCAAGAGTACATCGTTTTCGATCTTGCCTTCGAAGAAGAACGAAAGAACGTTGAACCTTTGAACCTTCGCGTCCCTCACCAACTGGACATTCTCGAAGTCAATGCCGGAGTCCAATGTTAGATTCAGTAAGGAGAAAAGTTTCGTGAGCGTGAGATCTGGATGGTTGGAAATGTCGATCGCACGGTTCAGAGCTCCTTGAAGGTAGACATACATTGGAGCGTACTCGAGGACGTAGACCGTCACTTCCGGTTCTCTTATGAACCTCCCGACGATCTGTTCGATCATCTCCTTTATTTGATCGACCGTTAGCCCGGCCACTCTGACGTTGCCGAGGTAGGGATAGGGAATGGTCCCGTCGAAGGCGACCTTGACCGTGCGACTGAAAGAAGGTTGCTGAAACACCTCTATGGCGATCGTGTCACCCACCCGAACGGTGTAGGAGAAAGACAGAACACAGACCAAAAGCGCGAGTATCAGCAACGAGCGTCTCATCGTCATTCCTCCCAGCACAATCAAATTATACAGCGTGTCATTTGGCGCCCCTTCGGAAGATGATCGCTTCGAGGGTGTGCAACATTATCTTCAGATCCAGAAAGATCGTTCGGTTTTTGACATAGTACAAATCGTATGAAAGCTTTTCTTTTGCCTCTTCAACCGAGGACGAGTATTTGTACTTTATCTGTGCCCAACCCGTTATGCCTGGTTTGACGATGTGCCTGAAGTCATAGTACGGAATCTTTTGACTATATTCGTTTGCAAGGTCGATCCACTCTGGTCTTGGACCAACGACGCTCATGTCTCCCTTCAAAACGTTGATGAACTGCGGTAGTTCGTCGAGCCGGTACGGGCGGATGATGTGGCCTATTTTCAAGATTCTGTCCTGTTCGTGCGTTGCATACTTCGCTTGACTTGTTTGAGAATTTCTCATCGTTCTGAATTTGTAGACCGTGAAGGGTTTCCCATCTTTTCCAATTCTTCGTTGTTTGAAGATGATAGGTCGACCATCTTCGATTAGAATACACAAGGCTATGATCAACATGATGGGTGAAGTCAGAACGAGCGCAACGATAGAAACGACGACGTCGATGACCCTCTTCGCCGGAGAACGAGTTTTAACAGTTTGAAGGCTGAGTTCGTAAAACTCTCTATAGCGTTGCACGATCTCCACGGGTATTCTCTGAAGGACCTTCTCAACGAAGGTGGGAAGGTACTCGATGTTTTTCAAAGACGCCTTTTTAACGACATCAGAGAGCCGCTGGTCTGCGACGAGTACGGCGTCGTAATACTTCGCTTTCTGTGACAACAGATCGACAGATGGGTTGACATACTCAGCGAAGATGTATCTGTGGTTCGTTTCTTTTTCGATCACTTGGAGGAAACCCTCAAAATCTTCTCTCTTTCCGACGACGAGGTACGTGATCGGCTTGTCCTTCCGCGTGAGCCTGTAAAAGGATACATTCAAGATCGGTAGGACTAATGTGTTTATCATCAGATTCAATAAGAATGCATGCTTTGGTACATGATCGTCGATTAGAGCATTGAAGATCAGTATCGGTACAAAAGAAGTAGCGGTGCTCAGAAGAGTTCTGATGAGTTGTTCGGTGTAACTTTCCAGATTTTCAAGATCGTAAGCTCTGAAAGTATAAAGGAAAAGAATTGCGAGAAGTGAAAAAACGATTGAATAAACTGTGCTTTCAAAGAGTTTGTAGAGTAAAAAGAGGCTAACGAAATTCAAGAACACCAGAAACACTTGTATCAAAGCCCCCTCATGTTGATTTTTCTGTTAACTTAGCTTGCGTTTTGTATTATATCACCATCTCCCCAACCACCAAATGTGCAGCCACAGTGGTTCGAAATGGTGATCTGTAGGACGAACCTCGTTTGGTCCATCGATGTGATTATTCTTTCGATCAGCTGAGCTATCTGGGATGGTCTTCCCCACAGCGTTGTGCTCATGTGGTTGATCTGGTGTTTCAAACCAGACGATTCTATGATCTTCAAAACCTCGTTGACCGTTTCATCGATCCTTTCTGTTCCGAGCGGATAAAAACTCATCTGGCAACTCAACTCGGTTTTCTCCACAGCGCGACGATGAAGCCTCCCCTTTGGGTTTTCGAAAGCCTTTTTTCTTCTTCCCAGTTGAGCTGTTCTTCGGACGCGTTCGGTGGGATGAAGACACACTGCGCTATTCTGACCAAGTTCTTTGGATCGAGTTCTTCGAGGTCTTTTTGAGTTTTGAAACTCGCATGTCTGA
This window contains:
- a CDS encoding glycosyltransferase, translating into MNKKRVLQIITRSDWTGAQKVLYSLVYGLKQFHPDEFEVEVACGPHNGMLIPELEKLNVKVHVVKDLVREIDPWKDLKAYFQLKQLIRQGKYDVVHLHSSKAGFLGRIAAKRCKVPMVVYTVHGWWPIEQYKGLKRRFFILLERFAAKHSDKIVFLCQRDLQKAKGWKIGKDHQYVVIPNAIIPEAPAQKGALRKELGIPESVKIVGNVARLDPPKNPIRFLEVAKSVLRERSDVVFVWIGASVVDDVYGEKVRRWLKENPQVKEKVHFLPFRKDAVKLMADFDVLLLTSDAEGMPLVVLEALNQGVPVVSTDVGCVGEMIGDELVAKGQDDLSLILLNALRFEKNTRSAFKKDYQIFVSAYKALYTRV
- a CDS encoding GumC family protein, which translates into the protein MEKYHDEEITLSDILRILKRRKNWIIGITFLTICVTFVYLLYFAKPVYEITAVIKLPRGASSQIALSPQLSFLGVSQSPALTEQMEIMKSRRVLISVVNDLKLTEYFSKKSKDEVSQESVVSALLKNVVNVSSVKDTSLIKLTVSLDDREMAYKIARSIIDNYIRVARELNKDENTYLLEFVERQLPTVERELTEIENKLLNFQKTKSILPSEELNALIRKFYDLDGKIVEAQLNYQNLQSQLSVLKQNISQLKGMIKILEYVPDSAKLQELRKRLLDLQIRYNTLELQYTENSPEMRQIEQQISVVQQMINEEISRILSSQFETEDPILRGYYLQLINLQTNLEVSKSHISSLEQVRIQLEKELQKFPDLQREYATLLRDYNLKQQTYTLLRSRREELRLSTAGMSFNVPIVLDEPYLPERPAKPNRRLILAVAFVLGVFLGVLIAFLREAFDQKIRDEYDVLKTIGEEPILYQPSKDGKKDLEALKHIVVQTLNSTGAEPSHVHLLVSSTNSSWKIPIIEGMIELLSKSGKKTVLVNLDGNSSLPPIPKEAKVLSFDGEPLSFSDEGLKKILKDVSHENTVVILSAPTFTSAETKVLSYDANQTVLVLKANDSKRSDLLYAMKNLKNPKFILVREKSKKNL
- a CDS encoding polysaccharide biosynthesis/export family protein; translated protein: MRRSLLILALLVCVLSFSYTVRVGDTIAIEVFQQPSFSRTVKVAFDGTIPYPYLGNVRVAGLTVDQIKEMIEQIVGRFIREPEVTVYVLEYAPMYVYLQGALNRAIDISNHPDLTLTKLFSLLNLTLDSGIDFENVQLVRDAKVQRFNVLSFFFEGKIENDVLLKEGDKIHLPPLKYEKTVQVAGAHSLIEKYVPGLTLRTLLLKLDALDEEKAVIESAQLSIDGETRTIDLRKVLDGSFDVPLKPGAFLYIPKRQERYVYVVGFVPEPGLKTFTSQERQTLALALAKAGGISKDDEKWVEKILIKMPDGTVQELPSSVLAKAHEIEVPNRSIVEIVKHPEFYVYIQGAVNRKGRIDFEPGEKRTLKTLIDKVGLENPNVEWEGKIRINNTLEIDLKDVVHGDKDIALSLGDSILVSYEPFIVNVVGAQTGVLQLNHYEPKTLNYVVKRLSVQPESIESVLLIRGKITSTHDPSQLVKDQIEVPLQRFDTVLVKELGANAVYLIGDVSSYVEFKLNEPITLQRVLAKVGLNDLRRIEKIILDEKPLDHSQDLPIERGTILKVELKKPIQVTAMGYLKNTGRVEFNYHETADLKTLFAKLGGLIIGPELHYVSDKIFIMRDNTIVAQYDAQKVFMGVENAMLEDNDFVYVTVKEPNQVYVFGKGVPNGLVKFTHAEEFDLRTLVGKIGGIKEGISRKITIVTEKSVETFVWDEYANRALTNNSIILFDVDRENYVYLIKADGTPDMVYIDQNTTLYEVLMKAGVDKNYRKIELTRGIEKYSLELKDLAQARSYVVKAGDVVKILDVPQNFAYVLGEVNKPGIIKLTEGTTVLQAIIQSGYFTNKAAASSVWLYKGGIDGKPIRVNLAGAIGGGRIEYDPILENGDIVFVPSDIFKTALEWIPVINNLIVFYNNISELFK
- a CDS encoding sugar transferase, whose translation is MFLVFLNFVSLFLLYKLFESTVYSIVFSLLAILFLYTFRAYDLENLESYTEQLIRTLLSTATSFVPILIFNALIDDHVPKHAFLLNLMINTLVLPILNVSFYRLTRKDKPITYLVVGKREDFEGFLQVIEKETNHRYIFAEYVNPSVDLLSQKAKYYDAVLVADQRLSDVVKKASLKNIEYLPTFVEKVLQRIPVEIVQRYREFYELSLQTVKTRSPAKRVIDVVVSIVALVLTSPIMLIIALCILIEDGRPIIFKQRRIGKDGKPFTVYKFRTMRNSQTSQAKYATHEQDRILKIGHIIRPYRLDELPQFINVLKGDMSVVGPRPEWIDLANEYSQKIPYYDFRHIVKPGITGWAQIKYKYSSSVEEAKEKLSYDLYYVKNRTIFLDLKIMLHTLEAIIFRRGAK
- a CDS encoding YkoF family thiamine/hydroxymethylpyrimidine-binding protein — encoded protein: MSCQMSFYPLGTERIDETVNEVLKIIESSGLKHQINHMSTTLWGRPSQIAQLIERIITSMDQTRFVLQITISNHCGCTFGGWGDGDIIQNAS